TAATCATTATCACCTCTTGATAATAAAGGTATTTCGAGTTATAGTCAATTATTTTTTTATTAACTATTTTTAATTTTTAGGTTAACATTCGACAAACAAAGAAAGCTGAGGAAAATTTCCTCAGCTTTTTAATGATTACTCTACTCCTTTTACGAAAATTTGATAATTAATTGACTAGTTTTTCAACATGAAGCAAAAAGTATTTATCTTTTTGCTTTTAGTGTATAAATAAAGTTCAAATATCAACGATCAGATTGAGTGAAAAACTTTGCTTTTTAAGCGGTCTTAGTTAACTGAAGTAACTAAAACCTTCTGTTCAATATTTAAAATCTTATAAAGTTCATCTAGTTTTTTTATTTCATAGGTTGGAACTATATCTGAGTCATTTGAAAGCATTTTTGGATTGACCCAGCAAGTATCAATTCCTGATCCTGCCCCACCAATTATATCCGCACTAAATGAATCTCCAATGATCAATGTCTTATCTAATTCAATGTTTGGAATTCGATCAAATACATATTGAAAGTATTCTTTCATCGGTTTTTGATAACTAGTATCCTCAGAAACGAAAATATCTTTAAAGAAAGGATAAATACGCGCCGCATTCAAACGTTTATATTGTGTCTTTGAAACTCCGTTCGTGACAATATATAATTCGAACTCATGCTGAAGACTAGTAAGTAATTCATACGCACCTTCAACTAATTGATTTCCCTCTCCTAAATAACTTTGGTAAGACTGTTCCAGCAGAAAAC
This genomic interval from Gottfriedia acidiceleris contains the following:
- a CDS encoding YjjG family noncanonical pyrimidine nucleotidase: MKTYKTLLLDVDDTLLDFGAAEKVALQSLFKDQKLPLTDEVKSRYKEINHGLWKSFEEGKISRDDVVNTRFSTLFKEFGIEVDGFLLEQSYQSYLGEGNQLVEGAYELLTSLQHEFELYIVTNGVSKTQYKRLNAARIYPFFKDIFVSEDTSYQKPMKEYFQYVFDRIPNIELDKTLIIGDSFSADIIGGAGSGIDTCWVNPKMLSNDSDIVPTYEIKKLDELYKILNIEQKVLVTSVN